In a single window of the Silvimonas iriomotensis genome:
- the adk gene encoding adenylate kinase — translation MRLILLGAPGAGKGTQATFIKEKFNIPQISTGDMLRAAVKAGTPLGLEAKAIMDAGGLVRDDIIIGLVKERITEADCANGFLFDGFPRTIPQAEAMKEAGVTIDFVVEIDVPDSSIIERMAGRRVHVASGRTYHVKFNPPKVEGKDDVTGEELIQRADDEEETVKKRLAVYHEQTEVLVGYYGKQAASGDATAPKYVKVNGVGDVNAIRDGIFKALGA, via the coding sequence ATGAGGTTGATTCTGCTTGGCGCACCGGGTGCAGGTAAGGGCACTCAGGCCACTTTCATCAAAGAAAAATTCAACATTCCGCAAATCTCCACCGGCGATATGCTGCGTGCTGCCGTCAAGGCTGGCACCCCGCTGGGTCTGGAAGCCAAGGCCATCATGGATGCCGGCGGCCTGGTGCGTGATGACATCATCATCGGTCTCGTGAAAGAACGCATTACCGAGGCCGATTGCGCCAACGGTTTCCTGTTCGACGGTTTCCCGCGCACCATTCCGCAAGCGGAAGCCATGAAAGAAGCCGGCGTAACCATCGACTTCGTCGTTGAAATCGACGTGCCTGATTCGAGCATCATCGAGCGTATGGCTGGCCGCCGCGTCCACGTGGCGTCGGGCCGCACTTATCACGTCAAGTTCAACCCGCCCAAAGTGGAAGGCAAGGACGATGTGACCGGTGAAGAACTGATCCAGCGCGCTGACGACGAAGAAGAAACCGTCAAGAAGCGTCTGGCCGTGTACCACGAACAGACCGAAGTGCTGGTCGGTTACTACGGCAAGCAAGCGGCATCTGGCGACGCCACCGCACCGAAGTACGTCAAGGTGAACGGCGTGGGCGACGTGAACGCCATCCGAGACGGCATCTTCAAGGCACTGGGCGCCTGA
- a CDS encoding Trm112 family protein: protein MDAKLLEILVCPLCKGPLVFDKTRQELICKADRLGFPIRDGIPTMLETEARELPADEEIKA from the coding sequence ATGGACGCCAAGCTGCTTGAAATTCTGGTTTGCCCGCTGTGCAAGGGCCCGCTGGTTTTCGACAAAACCCGCCAGGAACTGATCTGCAAGGCAGATCGTCTGGGCTTTCCGATCCGTGACGGTATTCCCACCATGCTGGAAACCGAGGCGCGCGAGCTGCCGGCGGATGAGGAAATCAAGGCGTGA
- the kdsB gene encoding 3-deoxy-manno-octulosonate cytidylyltransferase produces MSYVALIPARMKSTRLPDKPLADIAGQPMIVRVAERVALSGAVRVVVATDDIRIREAVEKAGFEAVMTRADHPSGTDRLAEAADLLQLPDTDVVINVQGDEPLIDPKLLDHVAGQLLADADLPMSTAAHVIDEAADFFNPNVVKVVTDARSRALYFSRAPIAWARDAFAKDTAVLPEGLAPLRHIGIYGYRAGFLRAYSRLQPSALEGWEALEQLRVLWHGYAIGVHVAAHAPAPGVDTPEDLERVRKLYAAGV; encoded by the coding sequence GTGAGCTATGTGGCGCTGATCCCGGCCCGGATGAAATCCACCCGGTTGCCGGACAAACCACTGGCCGATATCGCCGGTCAGCCCATGATTGTGCGCGTGGCCGAGCGCGTGGCGCTGTCTGGCGCCGTGCGCGTGGTGGTCGCAACGGATGATATCCGTATCCGCGAAGCCGTTGAAAAGGCTGGCTTTGAAGCCGTGATGACGCGGGCGGATCACCCATCGGGCACGGACCGGCTGGCAGAAGCCGCTGATCTGTTGCAATTGCCCGACACCGACGTGGTGATCAACGTGCAGGGCGATGAACCACTGATCGACCCCAAACTGCTGGATCACGTTGCCGGGCAATTGCTGGCCGATGCCGACTTGCCCATGTCGACCGCAGCGCATGTCATTGACGAAGCCGCCGACTTTTTTAACCCGAATGTGGTCAAGGTCGTGACCGATGCCCGCTCGCGCGCGCTGTACTTCAGCCGCGCGCCGATCGCCTGGGCACGTGACGCATTTGCCAAAGACACCGCCGTATTGCCAGAAGGCCTGGCGCCGTTGCGCCACATCGGTATCTACGGCTACCGCGCCGGTTTTCTGCGGGCCTACAGCCGTTTGCAGCCGTCGGCGCTGGAAGGCTGGGAGGCGCTGGAACAATTGAGGGTGCTATGGCATGGTTACGCCATCGGCGTGCATGTGGCTGCACATGCGCCAGCGCCAGGCGTTGATACCCCCGAAGATCTGGAACGCGTGCGCAAGCTTTACGCTGCGGGCGTGTAA
- a CDS encoding histidine phosphatase family protein — protein MTTTLWLIRHGETAWNAAGRMQGHTDIPLNETGLEQADMLGVRIRAEHQRQPFGALWVSDLSRARQTAEPASGFTGLPLLLDPELRERNYGILEGLTRAEIAEEQPEASSAIKARQVDYQIPEGESIRQFADRVDRVLRGIAHRHPGQQVLVVCHGGVLDIAWRLATGQGLEKVRDHTLLNASINQIAFDGHAFSMINWGDVSHLDPGILE, from the coding sequence ATGACCACCACCCTCTGGCTGATCCGGCATGGCGAAACCGCCTGGAACGCCGCAGGCCGCATGCAAGGCCACACTGATATTCCGCTCAACGAAACCGGCCTGGAGCAGGCCGATATGCTGGGCGTGCGCATCCGGGCCGAACATCAACGCCAGCCTTTTGGCGCCTTGTGGGTCAGCGACCTGAGCCGTGCCCGGCAAACTGCCGAGCCTGCCAGCGGTTTCACGGGCCTGCCGCTGTTGCTGGACCCGGAACTGCGTGAACGCAACTACGGCATTCTGGAAGGACTGACCCGCGCAGAAATCGCGGAAGAACAACCCGAGGCCTCGTCCGCCATCAAGGCGCGGCAAGTGGATTACCAGATTCCCGAAGGCGAGAGCATCCGCCAGTTTGCCGACCGGGTGGACCGGGTCTTGCGTGGCATTGCCCACCGTCACCCCGGCCAGCAGGTACTGGTGGTTTGCCACGGCGGCGTGCTGGATATCGCGTGGCGTCTGGCCACCGGCCAGGGGCTGGAAAAAGTGCGCGACCATACGCTGCTGAACGCCAGCATCAACCAGATTGCGTTTGATGGTCACGCTTTCAGCATGATCAACTGGGGCGATGTCTCGCACCTTGATCCGGGTATTCTGGAATAA
- the lpxK gene encoding tetraacyldisaccharide 4'-kinase: protein MAQSETGFARQLVDAWYKPGLDGRVLLLVPLAWLYRAITAVRRGLFRLGLKKSARLPVPTIVIGNITAGGSGKTPLTIYLAQALLAAGFKPGIISRGYGGAALTATLVTARSDPAMTGDEPVLMAQATGVPVMVGRDRVAAGLALLAAHPDVNVILCDDGLQHYRLQRDIELCVIDGARGLGNGQLIPAGPLREGRGRLRQVDAVIVNGEGTTDWHPRTHTMQLQPGPIYHLQDPTRTVTPAALAGQTLHAMAGIGNPARFFATLSALGLHTQNHAFADHQRYTAADLPADGLIITTEKDAVKLTSLSGIALTDDRIRVLPVRAQLDDGLMTWLAARILEVSNGRQAA, encoded by the coding sequence AAACAGGCTTTGCCAGACAACTGGTAGACGCTTGGTACAAACCCGGTCTTGATGGCCGGGTTTTGCTTTTGGTGCCATTGGCGTGGCTGTACCGGGCCATTACCGCTGTGCGGCGCGGCTTGTTCCGCCTTGGCCTGAAAAAGAGCGCCCGTCTGCCGGTGCCGACCATCGTCATTGGCAATATCACGGCCGGCGGCAGTGGCAAGACGCCGTTGACCATTTATCTGGCGCAGGCGTTACTGGCCGCCGGTTTCAAACCCGGCATCATCAGCCGCGGTTATGGCGGTGCTGCGCTGACAGCCACCCTGGTGACCGCCAGGAGTGATCCGGCCATGACGGGTGATGAACCCGTGCTGATGGCGCAAGCCACCGGCGTGCCGGTGATGGTCGGGCGTGATCGCGTCGCCGCCGGGCTGGCGCTGCTGGCGGCGCACCCGGACGTCAACGTGATCCTGTGCGATGACGGCCTGCAACACTACCGGCTGCAGCGCGATATCGAACTGTGCGTGATCGATGGCGCCCGCGGTCTGGGCAACGGCCAGTTGATCCCGGCCGGCCCCCTGCGGGAAGGGCGCGGCCGCTTGCGCCAGGTGGATGCCGTGATCGTCAACGGTGAGGGCACAACCGACTGGCACCCGCGCACCCACACCATGCAGTTGCAACCCGGGCCGATCTATCACCTGCAAGACCCCACCCGCACGGTTACGCCGGCAGCGCTGGCCGGACAAACCCTGCATGCCATGGCCGGGATCGGCAACCCGGCGCGCTTTTTTGCAACGCTTTCGGCGCTGGGTTTACACACGCAAAACCACGCGTTTGCTGACCATCAGCGCTATACCGCGGCCGATTTGCCGGCCGACGGGCTGATCATCACCACAGAAAAAGATGCGGTGAAACTGACCTCTTTGTCCGGGATTGCCCTTACGGATGATAGAATCCGGGTTTTGCCGGTACGCGCACAGCTTGATGACGGGCTGATGACGTGGCTGGCGGCAAGGATTCTAGAGGTTAGCAATGGACGCCAAGCTGCTTGA
- a CDS encoding glycine zipper 2TM domain-containing protein: protein MKTQFKTLIAAALALSATFAMADAYPDYARVVSSTAIVQRVNTPRQECWTENQQVQTQNQAGGVVGSIIGGVAGGVLGHQVGGGRGKDVATVAGAIGGALIGNEVGSGQPQVQNQQVQRCRQVDAWQDQVTGYHVTYDYKGRQFSANLPQQPGDRIPVEVNVTPR from the coding sequence ATGAAGACACAATTCAAAACACTGATCGCTGCCGCACTTGCCCTGTCCGCTACGTTTGCCATGGCAGATGCTTATCCCGATTACGCACGCGTGGTCAGCTCCACCGCCATCGTGCAGCGCGTGAATACCCCGCGCCAGGAATGCTGGACTGAAAACCAGCAAGTCCAGACCCAGAACCAGGCCGGTGGCGTGGTGGGCAGTATCATCGGCGGCGTGGCCGGCGGTGTGCTGGGCCATCAGGTTGGCGGTGGTCGCGGTAAAGATGTCGCCACCGTGGCCGGCGCCATTGGTGGCGCGCTGATCGGTAATGAGGTGGGTAGCGGCCAGCCGCAGGTACAGAACCAGCAAGTACAGCGCTGCCGTCAGGTCGATGCCTGGCAAGACCAGGTCACCGGTTACCACGTGACGTATGACTATAAGGGCCGCCAGTTCAGCGCCAACCTGCCGCAACAACCGGGTGACCGCATTCCGGTTGAAGTGAATGTAACGCCGCGCTAA